A region of Ictalurus furcatus strain D&B chromosome 1, Billie_1.0, whole genome shotgun sequence DNA encodes the following proteins:
- the snai2 gene encoding zinc finger protein SNAI2, with protein MPRSFLVKKHFNSAKKPNYSELDCPAAFVSQQLLKSLVMPVIPQPEVLSPVMYSPITMWTASESPLSPLPTDLSPVSGYPSPKDSHEIPRSDEDEHEHEQPASITITTTTTSSSGNSDVAEKFHCALCHKSYSTYAGLLKHKQLHCDVHARKAFSCKYCEKEYVSLGALKMHIRTHTLPCVCKLCGKAFSRPWLLQGHIRTHTGEKPFSCSHCSRAFADRSNLRAHLQTHSDVKKYQCKNCSKTFSRMSLLHKHEESGCCVAH; from the exons ATGCCGCGCTCGTTCCTCGTCAAAAAGCACTTCAACTCCGCCAAGAAGCCGAACTACAGCGAGCTGGACTGTCCGGCAG CGTTCGTGTCTCAGCAGCTCCTCAAAAGCCTGGTGATGCCCGTGATCCCGCAGCCCGAGGTGTTGAGCCCGGTGATGTACAGTCCGATCACCATGTGGACGGCGAGCGAGTCTCCGCTGTCGCCGCTTCCCACTGACCTCTCGCCCGTGTCGGGATACCCGTCGCCCAAAGACAGCCACGAGATCCCGAGGAGCGACGAGGACGAGCACGAGCACGAGCAGCCGgcctccatcaccatcaccaccaccaccaccagcagcagcggCAACTCGGACGTGGCGGAGAAGTTCCACTGCGCCCTGTGCCACAAGTCGTACTCCACGTACGCGGGCCTGCTCAAGCACAAGCAGCTGCACTGTGACGTGCACGCGCGCAAGGCCTTCAGCTGCAAGTACTGCGAGAAGGAGTACGTGAGCCTCGGCGCGCTCAAAATGCACATACGGACACACACGCTGCCGTGCGTCTGCAAGCTGTGCGGCAAGGCTTTCTCGCGCCCGTGGCTTCTACAGGGACACATCCGCACTCACACAG GCGAGAAGCCGTTCTCGTGTTCCCACTGCAGCCGCGCGTTCGCCGACAGATCCAACCTCAGGGCCCACCTGCAGACGCACTCGGACGTGAAGAAGTACCAGTGCAAGAACTGCTCGAAAACCTTCTCCAGAATGTCTCTCCTGCACAAGCACGAGGAGTCGGGATGCTGCGTCGCCCACTGA